The window GGCGTCAGGGGAGAGGTTGCGGGACTCCCGCTGCATCAGCACCCCGGCTTCGCGGGTGTCGAGCGTCGCGCGGGCGAGAACGGCGGCGATCTGCGAGAGGTCTGCGGCGTCGTCGGTGGGCAGCGCGCCGAGCGTCGTCTCGAGGGCGGTGTCGATCGCGTCGAAGAGCAGGTCGGCCTTGCCGGCGTAGTGCCGGTAGACCGCGGACGCCCCGACGTTGACCGCCGCGGCGATGTCGGAGACCGCCACGTTGGCGTAGCCGCGCTGGGCGAACAGCTCGGTGGCGGCGTCCCGGATCAGGGCCCGCCGGTTGCGCGGACGGGTGCCGCGGGGCGGTGGGGTCGCGCTCAAGGACAACGCCGCACCCCCTTGGAACCTGGTCGCCGGACACCTAGGATCACGATCCTAAGTGAATCAATACTAGCCAACGGAGGCTCCGGTATGAGCGGCAAGGCACGGATTGCCGGCGTGGGCATGGTGCCCTTCGCGACGCCGAGCAAGGCAGCGCCCTACGACGTGCTGGCGACCGGAGCCGTGAAGGCGGCGCTGTCCGACGCCGGGGTCGACTACGACGCGATCCAGCAGGCCTACGTCGGCTACGTCTACGGCGACTCGACCTGTGGGCAGAACGCGCTGTACAACGTCGGCCTGACGGGCATCCCGGTCGTCAACGTCAACAACAACTGCTCGACGGGTTCCTCGGCGCTGTGGCTCGCCCGCCAGGCCGTCGAGTCCGGCGCGGCGGACGTCGTGCTGGCGCTCGGGTTCGAGCAGATGCAGCGCGGCGCGCTCGGTTCGCACTGGGACGACCGGCCCTCGCCGTTCGGCCGCTTCGACGAGACCCTCAACCGCGTTCAGGGCCCGGCGCCGGAGAACACCCCGCTCGCGCCGCGCTACTTCGGCGGCGCCGGCGAGGCCTACCGCGAGAAGTACGGCCTCGGTGACGACGTCTTCGCGCGTATCGCGGTCAAGGCCCGCACCCACGCGGCCAACAACCCGTACTCGGTGTTCCGCGACCCGATTTCCCTCGACGACGTCCTGGGCTCGCCCCAGATCTACGGCCCGCTGACGCGCCTTCAGTGCTGCCCGCCCACCTGCGGCGCGGCCGCCGCGGTGCTCGTCAGCCCGGCGTACGCGGCCAAGCACGGCCTGCGCGCGAACGTCCAGATCAGCGCCCAGGCGATGACCACCGACCGGCCGTCCTCGTTCGAGACCGACCTGATGCGCCTGGTCGGGTTCGACATGGCCCGCGAGGCCGCGGACCAGGTCTACGAGACCGCCGGCGTCGCGCCCGAGGACATCCGCGTCGTCGAGCTCCACGACTGCTTCACCACCAACGAGCTGCTCACCTACGAGGCGTTGCGTCTGACGCCCGAGGGCA of the Sporichthya polymorpha DSM 43042 genome contains:
- a CDS encoding lipid-transfer protein, giving the protein MSGKARIAGVGMVPFATPSKAAPYDVLATGAVKAALSDAGVDYDAIQQAYVGYVYGDSTCGQNALYNVGLTGIPVVNVNNNCSTGSSALWLARQAVESGAADVVLALGFEQMQRGALGSHWDDRPSPFGRFDETLNRVQGPAPENTPLAPRYFGGAGEAYREKYGLGDDVFARIAVKARTHAANNPYSVFRDPISLDDVLGSPQIYGPLTRLQCCPPTCGAAAAVLVSPAYAAKHGLRANVQISAQAMTTDRPSSFETDLMRLVGFDMAREAADQVYETAGVAPEDIRVVELHDCFTTNELLTYEALRLTPEGTAEKFILDGDNTYGGRVVTNPSGGLLSKGHPLGATGLAQCAELVWQLRGEAGPRQVEGVNVALQHNLGLGGAAVVSLYEKVA